In one Amia ocellicauda isolate fAmiCal2 chromosome 2, fAmiCal2.hap1, whole genome shotgun sequence genomic region, the following are encoded:
- the basp1 gene encoding brain acid soluble protein 1 homolog has translation MGGKLSKKKKGYNVNDEKAKDKDKKAEGASAEEGEAQKENKEEAPAAAENNEGANEKTEKDGQPVANQTGAKEEDKEGDGKEESTKAEADKPAANSEPKEDAVKSAEPAATKPDDKQPAAATAATAAPATAAAAAAPVAEVKAHAPAPPVAESKAESKEEADAKKTEAPVAPTAKEAKSEAAAAVPEPKPADATPAATGPASATPPKEAPAKDVAPSSTTAAPENGTPAQDVKGTDVPVPNKDQTVAVQD, from the coding sequence ATGGGAGGCAAGCTGAGCAAGAAAAAGAAGGGCTACAATGTGAACGACGAGAAAGCCAAAGACAAAGACAAGAAGGCAGAGGGGGCGTCGGCGGAGGAGGGTGAGGCCCAGAAAGAGAACAAGGAGGAGGCTCCGGCTGCAGCAGAGAACAACGAGGGAGCCAACGAAAAGACTGAGAAAGATGGGCAGCCTGTGGCCAACCAGACAGGAGCCAAGGAGGAGGACAAGGAGGGAGACGGTAAGGAGGAGTCCACCAAGGCTGAAGCTGACAAACCCGCGGCCAACTCGGAGCCGAAGGAAGACGCGGTCAAGAGCGCGGAGCCCGCTGCGACCAAGCCGGATGACAAACAGCCAGCCGCTGCTACCGCTGCCACCGCTGCCCCAGCCacggccgctgctgctgctgccccagTTGCGGAGGTAAAAGCCCATGCCCCCGCACCACCCGTCGCAGAGAGCAAAGCAGAAAGCAAGGAGGAGGCCGACGCCAAAAAAACTGAGGCCCCGGTGGCTCCCACTGCCAAGGAAGCCAAAAGCGAGGCGGCTGCTGCTGTTCCTGAGCCCAAACCCGCTGATGCCACCCCTGCCGCCACCGGTCCCGCCTCTGCCACCCCTCCCAAGGAAGCCCCTGCTAAAGATGTAGCCCCTAGTTCTACCACGGCTGCCCCTGAGAATGGGACCCCAGCGCAGGATGTCAAAGGCACAGATGTCCCCGTCCCCAACAAGGATCAAACCGTAGCAGTTCAAGATTAA